One window of the Benincasa hispida cultivar B227 chromosome 3, ASM972705v1, whole genome shotgun sequence genome contains the following:
- the LOC120073742 gene encoding interactor of constitutive active ROPs 2, chloroplastic: MQTSKPKSLEAPLRKPRPTRQLKAPGSDSVSVSPSPLPSSKMTKERNPKTIVTKSVQSSVLEKKRPNRVSTMESQIAQLQDELKKAKDQLNASESGKRRAKEEAEEAKQQLNAMSSELKDSRQQLLELSASEDERIQELRKISQDRDRAWQSELEALQKQHLMDSAALAAAMHENQKLKLQLERIAGSEANQSRHAESAHAEIQGLRIELKETLSLVEELKSKLSEYEDSEAQAVEDLKKTQMELETANETIEMLQSEGTNAMKAFSSISLELEQSKEKVTSLEALVSKYQNDLAEIDKKNLEDHSENKNNDKEDEENEYVNQLKTELNCVRSEMGQLRLALDAADRRYQDEYLRSTIQIRSSYEEVESIKSESRRKEAAFEAELIQAKAQIEQLRTHLEDKEAQLLSIAKENEIVNLNQKSKETENESDLAEQLKKLEADIEDLKASLLDKETELQGIIEENDMLRVDIQKMGTERKIEHGETTDLEESARSANEEALNKLGSINENSETEAELRRLRVQLDQWRKAAEAAAAMLSPGKDGKLVDISGSIDSNYPLSSFYSEDLDDDSPKKKNINMLKKIGVLWKKSQK; encoded by the exons ATGCAGACCTCAAAGCCTAA AAGTTTAGAAGCACCACTGAGAAAACCTCGACCCACTCGACAACTTAAAGCACCGGGTTCGGATTCTGTTTCGGTTTCGCCTTCTCCACTTCCTTCGAGTaaaatgacaaaggaaagaaatCCTAAAACTATTGTTACAAAATCAGTTCAAAGTTCAGTACTTGAG AAAAAACGCCCAAATCGAGTTTCTACAATGGAATCACAGATTGCTCAACTTCAAGATGAACTGAAAAAGGCAAAGGATCAACTGAATGCCTCTGAATCGGGGAAGAGGAGAGCAAAAGAGGAAGCTGAAGAAGCTAAGCAGCAGCTTAACGCCATGTCCTCGGAGCTTAAGGATTCCAGACAGCAGTTGCTAGAGCTTTCTGCTTCTGAAGATGAACGGATTCAAGAACTACGTAAAATTTCGCAGGATCGAGATAGAGCATGGCAGTCTGAACTGGAGGCTCTCCAAAAACAGCATTTAATGGATTCTGCTGCTTTGGCTGCTGCCATGCATGAAAATCAGAAGCTTAAGCTTCAGCTGGAAAGAATAGCTGGTTCGGAGGCGAACCAGAGTAGACATGCCGAGTCTGCACATGCTGAGATTCAGGGCCTCAGAATAGAACTCAAAGAAACACTGTCACTGGTGGAGGAACTCAAATCCAAGCTTTCTGAATATGAAGATTCTGAAGCTCAGGCTGTTGAAGATCTGAAGAAAACACAGATGGAACTGGAAACAGCAAACGAAACCATTGAAATGCTTCAATCAGAGGGAACCAATGCGATGAAAGCGTTCAGCTCCATATCCTTGGAGTTGGAGCAATCCAAAGAAAAGGTTACATCATTGGAGGCTCTTGTTAGCAAATACCAGAATGATTTGGCTGAAATTGACAAGAAAAATTTGGAGGATCACTCTGAAAATAAGAACAATGACAAGgaggatgaagaaaatgaatacGTTAATCAGCTTAAAACTGAGCTTAATTGTGTTAGATCTGAAATGGGTCAACTGAGACTAGCTTTAGATGCCGCTGATAGAAGGTACCAGGACGAATATCTTCGAAGCACAATACAGATTAGAAGTTCTTATGAAGAAGTGGAATCTATAAAATCAGAATCACGTCGTAAAGAGGCTGCATTCGAAGCTGAACTCATTCAAGCCAAGGCACAAATCGAGCAACTGAGGACGCATCTTGAGGATAAAGAAGCTCAACTTCTGAGCATTGCCAAGGAAAACGAAATTGTAAACTTGAACCAGAAAAGCAAAGAAACCGAAAATGAATCCGACCTTGCAGAACAGCTGAAGAAGTTAGAGGCTGATATTGAGGACTTAAAGGCAAGTTTGCTAGATAAAGAGACAGAGTTGCAAGGAATCATTGAAGAAAACGATATGCTCCGGGTGGACATTCAGAAAATGGGAACAGAAAGGAAGATAGAGCACGGCGAAACTACTGATCTGGAAGAATCAGCAAGATCTGCAAATGAAGAGGCTTTGAACAAGCTTGGTAGCATAAACGAAAACTCAGAAACGGAGGCAGAATTGAGGAGGTTAAGGGTGCAGTTAGACCAATGGAGGAAAGCAGCTGAGGCAGCTGCTGCAATGCTCTCACCAGGGAAAGATGGAAAACTTGTAGACATTTCAGGTTCTATTGACAGCAACTATCCTCTCAGCTCGTTCTACTCCGAAGACCTCGACGATGACTCgccgaagaagaagaatatcaaCATGCTGAAAAAGATAGGCGTTCTATGGAAAAAGAGTCAAAAATAG